The region TTGAAATTCCAAGGCGTTTCATATTCCACCTTCTCTAAAGATACGGCCTCGATGACAAATCTGTACATCAAAGCCGTATCTATCGCACCTATATAATTACTCTATTCACATATTATGCATTCTGCTCTTGAGAGAGATTCTGTTTATCCCAAACTTTTACGAATGGATAATAAATCAAAATTGAAACTAAAATCAAAACAATACTCAAAATAATAGCTCGGAAATCTCCACCAGTCGCAAGATATGCACCAATAGGTCCTGGAAGTGTCCAAGGGGCGTTAACTGATACGCGATTTACCAGACCAAGCACTGTTGCAAACCAAGATATAACTCCACACACAACAGGTGTAAGCACAAAAGGAATTGCAAGGGTAACATTCAAAACAATAGGAGCACCAAAAATAATTGGCTCATTGATGTTAAAGAGCGCCGGGAAAAATGCAATGCGACCAAGATCTTTTGCATACTTAGACTTACAAACAGTTACCAGCAAAATTGCAAGTCCAATTGTTGTACCAGCACCACCAATGAAAATGAACCATTGATAGAACGGCTCCGCACTAATCGAAGGAAGTTGAGTTCCTGCAACGCCAGCGGCAACTGCAGTGGTATTTGCCTCAAGCAAAGTAAGCCATAAAGGACGTGCGATTGAACCAACAATCGAGGCACCATGAATACCAAAGAACCAGAAGAATCCATAGAGCAACGAAATAAGCATAACAGCAGGAAGACTATCAGTTGCATACACAAGAGGCTTGATGAGAGTGGTAATGGCTGCATTCCAGTTAAATCCAAAGTAATAAGTAATGGAGCCAAAAAGAAGAATAACAAGCAGCGTTGGAGTAAGTGCCTCAAAAGATCGAGAAACTGATTCAGGCACTTGTTCAGGCATTGTAATCTTAAAGTTAGAGTGCTGTGTAAAACGATAAATATTAACTGCAATAAAAGTTGAAATAATACCTACAAAAAGACCTGCAGATCCAAGATTTGCCATAGGAATAACAAAGCCAGTTACACCAGCGTTTGCATCTTTTAACACGTTAACTGGGTTGATGGTAAGAAGAAAAGCCATAACGGATAGAATCGCGCCAGAAAGCCCGTCTAACTTGAATGATTTAGCAAGACTGTTTCCCATTCCAAAAACGGCATAAAGCGCCATGATGTACATGGTCATTCGATATGGAAGAAGAATCTTTGCGGCATTTTGAGAAAGGAACTTATAAATTTCCCAATCTTGAGGGATAGGAGGAAACGCAATAATCAAAAAGAAGGAACCTACGATAATAAGAGGAAGCGCTCCGATAACACCATCTCTTACCGCCAGTAAATACCGATTAGACCCGAGAACGGACATTGCCGGTCCCAGCTTTTCTTCAAGAAACTTTTGTAACTTCTCCATTTGTTCCCTTCCTTCTCACAACGAACGTTAAAAACACTTCTTATAACAATTTCTCATAACCTCTTAGCTTTACGCATTGCTCTTTCCGAGCAATGCATCAACTTCTTTTAAGATATTTTCAACATTGCAAAAGGCATAGTCTTGAGGAGCAATAACTGCAACAGGAATAGCAACGGAATCAGCAATTTGCTTTTTTCTATAAGCTACTTGAGGCCCAAGCAACAACACATCATAGTCAGAAACTCTGTCTTCATAGCTTGCGGTGCCAACTGCATCAACCTTAATATCCATACTATGTTCTTCTGCATACTTTTCTATCTTTTTCATAAGTAGAGAAGTCGAAATTCCACCTGAACACACAAGAAGAATCTTATAATCAGCCATAATTTGCTCCTTAAAGCTACTGTAAACATGCTTTAATTTAACACTTGCACTCTAATACGCTTAAGATCTTTCAAAAGAAATAGGTTATAGGTAGCTATTATTCCGTCAACGTCAAATAACCTGAAAGATACTATTAACATAACAATAGCCCGACTTCATACATGAAATCGGGCTATGAAAATCTATACAACAGTTATATTACTACCCTAGTCCAGCTTGTCTCTCTTTTTCTTACGACTACCTGCAACCAATCCCGAACCCAGTAACGTTAATCCTGCCGAAACAGCAACTTGATCTACAACACCTGTATTTGGAAGTGATCCATCAGAAGTTTTTGTAGAGGTATCTGTGGTAGTAGTTTGTGCTAATTGATTAACAGCAGATGTTTCATTAGTAGTCACAGCATCATTTGGCGCCGTTTGTTGATTGTTTGTACCATTCTGAGAAGCTGTTTGCGTACCGACCTCTACAATCTCATCTATAGCTGAGTCTACTGTACTGTCTTCAATTACCCTGCGATCATCTCCAGAAACCTCAACAAGGATACGTCGTAAACCGTTCTTTCCTGCAGTAATTAATCGACGTAAACCTTGTTTAAGATTTGGATTAGTACGCTCTTGTCTCTTAAACGGAATTGTTTCAGTAATAATATTCACGACTGGCTTACTAAACACAAGTTCTTTTACACCTTCATCAGGGGTAACCTGATATACAAGCTTTGCTGATAGCTTTCCAAAAACATCATTAAGATTTTGAGCTGCCGCATCAACTGCTGACTGTTCCACGTTCTCATTAGCCAAAACTTGCTTGGCTTGAGCAAGAGCTTCTTGATAGGCCCTTACCGTTTCCTCTGTATACAAACTAATATCAACGTCATTTGCTTTATCAACCGCTTTTTGAAGATTCTCTTTATTTACCTTAGAAGCATGAGGGTTAGTTACAAAAAGATTCTGAACTTCTAGATCTCCATCCCATAGTCCAAGGCCAACATATGCATTGTTGTAGTATGAATCTACAGTATCAAATGTATGGTTGAGGTACTCTACCCCATCGACAAGAACTTTTACGCTGTTTTTACCCTTGATTACCTTAACATGATGGAATTTTCCGTCATTAAGACGTTTTCCATTCATACTACCTTCTGCAATAGTATCTCCCATAAAACGATACAAACGAACCGCATCGTTGTCTCCAAATTGGACAGAATACGCATTACGTGGATCAACGTTTTCTGATGCATAGAAAATATTGATGAGACCTTTTTGATATTTAATATCAACATCAAGCTCATACTCAGGGAATGGAATCTTCTGTTTTCCCATGTAGTAATCATTGGCGCTCACATTTTTATCGTATAGACTCTCTCCGTCGACATACCATTTTCCAGCCACAGACGTTAAATCTTTTACGTTTGTCTTGAAATCGTTACGAGAAATAGAAACAGTAAATTCCTTAGACAACGTTGGGTCAGATTTTGATGTTGCAGTAATTTTAACGGTTCCTTTTTTAAGCGCTGTTACTAAGAGCTTGTTCCCCTCTTCTTTAACAGAAACTAAATCAGGATTATCAACGCTCCATACAACGTCCTGCGGTACAGTTGAAGGCATTACGTATGCTTTAAGCTCAACAGTATCTCCAACATATACGTTATTTTGAACTGGTGACGCTTGTACCAGCTCAAGCGGCTTTGTTGCTTCTTTTTTATCCGTCCACGTGCTAGCCAAAGGATACAGCGTTATATCCGCCTTAGCAGTACCGCCCTCAGCAAATGCACTTACACCCAGACTACTTGGTGCAGGGAATATTTGATTGGCCCCCGCCACGGTATTACCGCGAGAAAACACTTCAACACTCGCTCTATCGACATAGATATGTAAATCAATGCTACCGTCAGCGTTTCTCTTTACTGACTGGGAGTCTACCTGAGCAAATTTATTGCTCAAAATAATGCCCGACTTGCTACGATCAATGGAGAGCGTTTCCGTTTCCAAATCATATACGACTCTTGTTACTTCATTTCCACCTACGCGCAAATTAAATCCAACTTTTTTAGTATCTTTACCAGGGCGGAATGTAGAAACAATTTCGTACTGATCTCCCGAGAAACCCTTAAGCGCATCGCTTTTCTCGTCTATATCAACATCTTTTAGAGTTATAGCCTTATCCTCTTGACGCAAAGACTTGTATGCATCAATAGGCGTCTGTGTCAGACGATACGATCCATCTTGCTTAACAAGACCAAGTTTAAGATTAAGGTTAAATGTTCCGTTGAATTTCTGTCCAACGGTATTAGCTACTAAATTGCAATAATCATCCCAGGTGTTCATCCAGTTAACTTCAACAAGTTCTGGCAACGTTGGATTTTCAGTAGTACCAAAATCCTGAACATAATATGTCATCGCTGCATACGAATCTTTACCAAAATTCATGGATTGATCAGCTTGCTCAAACTCTGCGTCTGGAACGAACGTCCATTTGCCGTCTACCTGCTTGAAATCTCCCACTTTATAGAAACGACCGCCGCGCGATAAAACCCACTTGATGGTTCCATCGTTAGCTTTAATGGGATAAAGATCTGGACACTCAGTATGTAGATTAGGGTAGGTAGACTCTACTTTCCAATTACGTAAATTATCTGAAGAGTAAATTCTTAAAGGACCGCCAGCCACAACCATAAACCACTTATTCTGCCAGCGGAAGACCTTAGGATCGCGGAAGTCTTGGGACTGTAATGGATCATCTGTCCAGTCAGCTGCAACTTGATCGACCTTTGTCCAAGTTCTACCTTCATCTTTACTGTATGCAAGTTTAATGCGCTGACCATTACCATCTGCTGTGATAAGTGCTACCAGCCCACCTTCACCATTATCAAAAAGGCCGGAAGTGTTATTAGGATCAGCAACAATACTGCCAGAGAACATGGCGCCATTAGCATCAGGATAAAATGCGATAGGCTGTTCTTTCCAATGAACTAAATCAGTACTGGTTGCATGACCCCAATGCATGGGACCCCATTTGGTGTCATCGTGGAACTGATAGAAGAAGTGATAGACACCTTTGTAATACACCAATCCGTTAGGATCGTTTGCCCATCCATCTTTAACTGAGTAGTGATATTGATCTCGATAAAGCTCGTTATAGTAAACTTCATCTGCCTGTCTACGATGTACATTTAACCTATAAGTTACGCTAACATCCTGGCCATCATCAGTAGTGATAGTACTAGTAACTGTCAAATAATTAGCACCAACCGCAAGTGGAATATTCTTAAAATCACTGTATACATGCCCAGCTGCATCAGTAACTTGAATCTTAGCAGCACTATTCTTTGGTTGGATATTCAAATCAATCGAAGCTGCATTATTTTTTACATACTGAATAGTAACTGGCGAAGTAAACTGACCTTTTTGTTCTACTGTACCTGTCTTGGAAGTAACCGTAATGTCCTTAAGTTCGGGGCTTTCTTCCTCGGTTATTTCTTTATAAAACGTATTTTGAAAACGTACCTGACTGTTCCAATTCAAAAGTCCATAATAACCTTCAGAAATATAGGTATTTTGGCCCTTATCGTCTCTTTGTAACGTATAGTCGCCTAAACTTGCAACTAACACATCATTAACGTAATAAGATGTCCAAGAGCCTATAGACACTACTTTTAGGTGATAGGTATTATCTGCTGTTGGCTCGATGTGCTTCTCGTTAATAAATTGATAATCACGACCACCTTGCCAACGCCAAAACTTAACGTTGTTACTTCCTCCATCAATATTGACAGCATAGCTATTCTTGTTATTTGGGTCGTTGTTACTTCTAAAGACAAGTGCTGCGGCACCCTCTTTACTCAAAAACGTTACATCCGTTGAATATACAAAGTTCTTGCCTTTACTTTGAGAATAAAAGAAACTGTCGCCTTTACCACGGGCGTCGCTATACAGACCATCCTCGCGAGCTTCCCAGTTTCCATTTTGATCACCGTGCGTATCTTCAAGATTAGTTTTAAATCCAGATTGATTTTCTGCGCTTACTGCGGATACCTCAGTTTTGTTCTCTGACTCTACTGCTGATGATAAAGCTGGCACTTCTTCTTTTTTCTCTGCAACATCTACCTTGTCATTTTTTACTTCATCGGTACTTTGATTTTTATCTTGTGCTTCTGCCGAAGTTTGTTTTACATCATCGGATGTTTGATTAGCCTCTGCATCTTGGTCTACATGCACTGTCTGATTAGTTTGAGCAGACTTTTCTGTACTACCTAAAGAAGAATCTGGTGATGTATCTTGCTGACGAACCTCTACGACTGGTGACGATGTAGAAGTTGGATTAGCAAAAGCCTCCTGAACGCCAAAAATACCTATCTGTAACATGAATGCACCTAATGCTGCAAGCAAACAGCCCGCGATTCTATGTGTACCAATTTTTCCCATAAACCATTTTTTATATGATGTATCGTGTTGGTCTTCCATGCTACTCCCTACATCTAAAATAAAACTACGTTAAACGTCTAAATGTCCTGGACGCTTAAAAAACACCAAGCTTGTAGTATCTTAGTATTATTAGATACGTTTTTTATCTAATATCAAGATTAATTGATGAATGATTAAAAATAATTTAGATGCTTTAAAGACTTTCTAAATTATTTTAATATTTATATCAATACTTCTCGCAATTTTGTTTATTCATCTATATACATCTATTACTTTCATGCTGGCAAAATTGCATCCTAAAAAATAAAACCGCCTTCAAAAAATAAAGGCGGTAGTAGAAATTACTATAAAAATTGTAATACACGTAGGATTTACGCTATAACCTCAATTCCATCATTGTGAACGACGTGTCTCTTGATACTTCTCAAATGCCTTTTGATACGCCAATTGTTCCTGCTTAAATTCTCTATTAAAAAATAGCGTCGAAACAAAAAGAATTACCAAATACACACCAACAAATGAAATCCACGCCTCGAGTATATTTGGCAACCACTCTCCAACATAAGCCAAGATAACTAACGTAATAAATAGGCATACATTAAAGCCTAAATAGCGCTTCCAATAACTCAACCGTAAAATACATGGCTGATAATTAAACCAAAGCTGCTGAAAAATTCCCATGCTTATTCCAGCTAAAGCAATCGTCAAAACTAAAATATTATTTTGCCTGTTACCAAAATTTCCAAGCAAAGCAATAACAGAATAGACGCACGAAATAATTGTAAAATAAGCCGCTCCAGCAAATCCACCTTTTTGCAGTATCTCTGCAGTTGTTATGCTAATTCCATCTTCACTTTCTTTTTCGAAAGCCTCATTACAATCATTCTGTCTCTGCTGTTTTTTCAGTACCATTTTTCCTCCCTACCTTATAAAACTATTCTGGAAACCCTTACTTTTAGAAGCACTCACTAAAAGAAGCACCCGCTAAATTCCAATACGGCGTTTAAACTCTGGAGCATACTTTCTTGAAACAACAAGTTTTTTCTCACCCAAAGAAAGTAACATGCGACCAGATCCTGCTGGACTAATCCCTGTAACGTGATCCAAATTTACTAATTCCTGCCGAAAAATACGCACAAATTCCGTATCACTTAGTTCTCCTTCAAGCTCATTTAAGCGGCTGGAACTCTCAAGCGTTTCTCCTGTTGCAAGATGAATAAGGGCCATGCTTCCATTTGTTTGAACCCATGCTACATCCGCAAGAAACACCATACGTCGATTAATAGTTCCAGGAATATACCCAGAAAGCTTGCCATCAGCCATTTGTAGTTGGCGAACAATCCCAGCAACGCGTGGATTATCTGGCCCACTTAAAATGGTCACCTCAATTTGTGAGCGACCTTTTTCTTCTACTACGCGAATTTCCATGACCCATCCAAACAACTAACTTGACAGAGACTCTTACCTCGAGGCACCTTTAATTTAATCGTTATAACCCTTATATAATGTCTTATATTTCCCAAATGCACTAATTAGCAAATAAAGTGCGTCCTTTTGCATTTTAAACACTGTTTAAAGCAAAAAAACCATTTAGCATGTATATGCTTTATCACATAGAAAATTATTAAAATTACACGCCAACAGCTACTATGCACTGCTAACTGCAAAACAAATTAAATAAAAAGACTGACTCCAAAAGAATCCTGGAATCAGTCTAATGTTATGACACAAGCAACTAATTAACTTGGTCAATAAAATTACTTACTTTCTATTACTGACTTCTTGTTGAGATAGAACACTACACATACAACCGCAAGCAATAAAAACATAACTCCCAAGCTATAAGACACTGTTCATATCAACCTAAGCCTATGCTCCGTACCATTTTTTCTTGTTTAATAGTGGCCGTTCTGAAAAGAATTTACTTCTTTATTTTTGAAAAAACTTTTGTACGTTTAGCGATAAAAGCCGCAATACTGACAACTACACCAGCACATACAATACCCAAAATAGAGAATAATATTGGGTGTCGACTCATATCTACCGAAGAATCAATGGAACGATTAGTCAACTCATTTTGATCGTTCCATTCGGCAGGAACATCCGTGCGCTCTGCATGTACTAATAACCTATGAGTATTAACACCATAAGGAGTACACGTTACAAGCGTTACTTGATCTTTCCCTGGCTCAATAAAAAGACTATCTACCTGATTAGGTAAAACTACTTCAGTAGAAGTTACTCTATACGCATGATCTTCCCCAAGAACATGAATAATAAACCAATCACCTGCTTGAAGTTCATTGAGTCGATCAAATATACGGGCGGTAGGCAGACCGGTATGACCTGCTAAAACAGTATGCGTTGACTCCCCGCCTATTGGCACAGAAGTATTTACTACATGACCAACACCATGCTGTAACACATCATCAGTTGTAAAGTGATAAATAGGAAGATTCACTGAAATTTTTGGTATTATAAGCTCTCCCATAACACCATCATTTGCTATGTTCAGCACTTCTTTATATTCAGTAACCCCTGGCATAGATTCTTTGCTATCAAAGGGGTCAATAACCCTAGAAGCACCATCACGAAGGTGCTTATTAAATTCAATTGCCCTTTCCTTTTCAGAAGAAAGGTCTGTCTTAGACATTGTAACTACTGTATTTTCTTGGGTAGCACTCACATTATTTTGAGTAAGTTGGTTAAGCCAGTTACTTACAAATGGATAGCTAATTAACGCAACACCAGCAACCAAAACAATAATCGACATAATTAGCCATACGCGCGCACGCTTCTTTTTTTCTATACCTTTATCCGAGGCATTAAGAGAAGCAGGAGAATCGTTTGATTCTCCTGCTTTCAATACAGCCATCATGTGTTTTGGATTAGCCATGATTAAACAGTAATACTAGAACTCTTTATGCGCGTTGCTTTCTAGAATACACAATAGCGCCTACACCAGCAACAAGCAGAACGGTTCCAATAGCAGTGAACATAAAGGTTCCAGCGTCACCGGTTACTGGAAGAACTGGCTGCCTATTATCGACAACATTCTGTGAATTAACCAGATAATTGTTCTCGACATCAGTTGTAGCTGGGTTATCAGCAGTAGCAGTAGTATCGCTTAAATCAAACTCAATGTCGTTGACTTTGGTGTATCCAGAAGGAACGCCAGTCTCTGAAATCTTATAGTGACCTGCTGCAAGACCAGAGAAGTAAACATAACCGTTTGCATCAGAAGTAGAAGTGAGTACTTTACCGTTATCAAGCGTAAGGGTAAATGTAGCACCCTGAAGAGGATTGCCCTCTGGATCAGTCTTCTTAAAGACGTAACCATATGTCTTTACTGTAGTGTTGCTGTTAGGAGTAACAGTCTTATTCTCATATGGATTTGGGTTGAAAGTAACAGTAGCAGTGTTTCCAGTTACATCAGTAGCGCTATGAGAGAAAGCATCGGAAGTAAGCTCTGCCTCATAAGTAACCTCGATTGCCTCACCAGGATGAGCAAGAACATAGTCTTTAGAATACTCAATGGTGTAGCCAGTTTCAGAAGCTGTCAAAGTGTAGTCTGCACCTGATACAGCTTTCTGACCATTAATTTTAATGGTGTCAGTCTTAATCTTTAAACCAGCAGAAGGTGTATCACCAATAGTAAAAGTTGCGTTCTTAGAATCTTTTGGATAATTAGGAACAGCAGTATTAATCTTGAATGGGACGCTATCACCAACGCTGTACTTATCGGTTGACTCTTTATACTCAGAACCAACAGTCTTCTTAACAGTTACGTCAGTCTTCTTAACATCAATAGGAGCAACATCGCGAGACTTATATGTTCCGCCATCAACCTTAGGAGTTACGTCAACTACCATATTCTGATAAACGCGAGTCTTGCCACTTGCGGTGGTAACACGAACGAGATAGTAGCCACTTCCAAGAGTAAGCTTAGCGGAGCCATCACTGCCAGCCGTTGCGGTAGCAGCAGCTGGATTTGCTGTAACGGCACCAGCAATTGCTGCGGCAGCATTTTGCATATCTGTACCCTGAGTAAAGGTATAACCGTCAGTAGCAACAGCTGCAATCTTATCAATTGTATTGTAAGCACTTGGCAGACCGTCAGCCATCTTATACGTTAAGTTATTTGCAGCATCAATGTCTGCATCAGCAATTAAATATGCACTTACAACATCGCCAGACTCAAGACCATTAATAGTAACCTTGCTATCCGCAACATCAGTGCCGCTTGTTGGATTAGCAAAAGCCTGAACCGGGACCAGTGAGTAAATTAGAAGAGCTGCTGAAAAGAGGCAGCAAATCTTACTAAAAATACTCTTAGCTATTGATTTCATTCTTTTCCCTTCTTTAATCTCAGGTTAACTAAAACATAACCCTTGATAATAGTAACTTAACCTACTTTAAAAAAATGTACTTTAGTTCAGAACACATAAACTACTTATTTTTCCACCAATCGTTCATAACGCGCTTTATTACTTCCTTCGTCTAGTGTTTTTAGCAAAAGCAACACCACCTACAGCAGTAAGCGCTACGCCAGCAGAAACAATACCTACAATACCCGCACCTGCAGTTGTTGGAAGTCCAGGTATAGGTTCATCAGAAATAGTAATAGTTGCTACATTATCTTTCTTAGGTAAAGAAACCTCTGAACCATCAGTATTAACAGTAGAAATATCACCGTCTGCATTAACAATAATCTTGTGTGCCTGAGTATCAAGATTATATCCTGCTGGTGCCTGAGTCTCTCTTAACCAATAGGTTTTACCAGCTACCAAGCCATAGAACAGTGCCTTACCTTGATTATCTGTAGTTACTGTTCCATTAGAAATTACAGAAGTAAGTGCGTCATCACTATATACAGTTGCTGGTCTATCCTCTGGTCCGTACGAACCATTGCCATCATCTTCATATAATGTGAACCTAGCTCCACTTAGGGCAGTAACTCCATCTGAACTTTTCTTAAGAACTCCTAGAGGTACGGCCACGTACTGATTTGTAAATACTGCTCCATCGGCATCATATTTTGGAGTTGCGGTAAGTGTGCCATCACCATTATCCGTTACTTCAACAACAACATTTTCTGTATGAGTATCATTTTTATAACCAGTGCCGCCACCCTGGCTTTCAGTAATGGTATATCTATATGTACCTGGAGTTTTATACTCAATCTTGTCAAATGTTACAGTACCACTTGCATCGTTAGTCTTTTCTTGATGAACTGCATCATCTTGTCCTTTAAGCTCGAACTTAAATTGTCCGTCTTCAAGATTGCGTCCTTTTAAGACTTTTGATGCACTTAGAGTTACTTCACCTTTTGCCTTATAGGTATTTGTTAGTTCAAAAGAACCTGTTTGTACAGTTGAACCTTTGAGAGTAACCACTGATCCGTTAGCAGATGAGCTTCCCTGCGCAGACGCAGTTACTGCAGATGCTTCGTAGTACGATGGAAGTGACTCTTCTTTAAATTCATACGTATGACCAGTAGGACCCGCAGGAACATTAGTTAAAGTTGTTGTATAGGTATTAGGACCCGATTTTGTAAGAGTAACATCATACTTCTTCTCATTTGCGGTACCGGCATCGCGAGTCACTACACCACGTAGTACAGACGGTCTACTGGCATTGCTTTGATCATGATCATCACCGGCCCACTGCTTTGTAATTGTAAGCTGTGATGTAACTGGCGCAAAAACAGGTTTATTATAAGGTGATTCAGTTGGATCGCCCACTTTTGTAGTCACGGTGCCATTTGAAGACTTAGATGTCAAAATAGTCCTAAAAGAAATTTTTGCCTTATCGTTATCATTCGAATATAGGCCTTTAGAATCATTTGTACCGTCGCCGTCATTATCACCATCATGCAGTGATGTACCATCAGCCATAGCATCGTACGCAGCCTGTGTTGGCTGAGTCTTAATAGTAATGGAATATGTCACACCATTTTCAAGCACTTTAGAAGAATCTCGTTCAGGTGACCAAGAAACTGTCTTATTTGCAGTATTAAATGTTGGCTTTACAAAATCCCATGTTCCTAC is a window of Lancefieldella parvula DSM 20469 DNA encoding:
- a CDS encoding isopeptide-forming domain-containing fimbrial protein encodes the protein MKSIAKSIFSKICCLFSAALLIYSLVPVQAFANPTSGTDVADSKVTINGLESGDVVSAYLIADADIDAANNLTYKMADGLPSAYNTIDKIAAVATDGYTFTQGTDMQNAAAAIAGAVTANPAAATATAGSDGSAKLTLGSGYYLVRVTTASGKTRVYQNMVVDVTPKVDGGTYKSRDVAPIDVKKTDVTVKKTVGSEYKESTDKYSVGDSVPFKINTAVPNYPKDSKNATFTIGDTPSAGLKIKTDTIKINGQKAVSGADYTLTASETGYTIEYSKDYVLAHPGEAIEVTYEAELTSDAFSHSATDVTGNTATVTFNPNPYENKTVTPNSNTTVKTYGYVFKKTDPEGNPLQGATFTLTLDNGKVLTSTSDANGYVYFSGLAAGHYKISETGVPSGYTKVNDIEFDLSDTTATADNPATTDVENNYLVNSQNVVDNRQPVLPVTGDAGTFMFTAIGTVLLVAGVGAIVYSRKQRA
- a CDS encoding class C sortase codes for the protein MANPKHMMAVLKAGESNDSPASLNASDKGIEKKKRARVWLIMSIIVLVAGVALISYPFVSNWLNQLTQNNVSATQENTVVTMSKTDLSSEKERAIEFNKHLRDGASRVIDPFDSKESMPGVTEYKEVLNIANDGVMGELIIPKISVNLPIYHFTTDDVLQHGVGHVVNTSVPIGGESTHTVLAGHTGLPTARIFDRLNELQAGDWFIIHVLGEDHAYRVTSTEVVLPNQVDSLFIEPGKDQVTLVTCTPYGVNTHRLLVHAERTDVPAEWNDQNELTNRSIDSSVDMSRHPILFSILGIVCAGVVVSIAAFIAKRTKVFSKIKK
- a CDS encoding GH32 C-terminal domain-containing protein — translated: MEDQHDTSYKKWFMGKIGTHRIAGCLLAALGAFMLQIGIFGVQEAFANPTSTSSPVVEVRQQDTSPDSSLGSTEKSAQTNQTVHVDQDAEANQTSDDVKQTSAEAQDKNQSTDEVKNDKVDVAEKKEEVPALSSAVESENKTEVSAVSAENQSGFKTNLEDTHGDQNGNWEAREDGLYSDARGKGDSFFYSQSKGKNFVYSTDVTFLSKEGAAALVFRSNNDPNNKNSYAVNIDGGSNNVKFWRWQGGRDYQFINEKHIEPTADNTYHLKVVSIGSWTSYYVNDVLVASLGDYTLQRDDKGQNTYISEGYYGLLNWNSQVRFQNTFYKEITEEESPELKDITVTSKTGTVEQKGQFTSPVTIQYVKNNAASIDLNIQPKNSAAKIQVTDAAGHVYSDFKNIPLAVGANYLTVTSTITTDDGQDVSVTYRLNVHRRQADEVYYNELYRDQYHYSVKDGWANDPNGLVYYKGVYHFFYQFHDDTKWGPMHWGHATSTDLVHWKEQPIAFYPDANGAMFSGSIVADPNNTSGLFDNGEGGLVALITADGNGQRIKLAYSKDEGRTWTKVDQVAADWTDDPLQSQDFRDPKVFRWQNKWFMVVAGGPLRIYSSDNLRNWKVESTYPNLHTECPDLYPIKANDGTIKWVLSRGGRFYKVGDFKQVDGKWTFVPDAEFEQADQSMNFGKDSYAAMTYYVQDFGTTENPTLPELVEVNWMNTWDDYCNLVANTVGQKFNGTFNLNLKLGLVKQDGSYRLTQTPIDAYKSLRQEDKAITLKDVDIDEKSDALKGFSGDQYEIVSTFRPGKDTKKVGFNLRVGGNEVTRVVYDLETETLSIDRSKSGIILSNKFAQVDSQSVKRNADGSIDLHIYVDRASVEVFSRGNTVAGANQIFPAPSSLGVSAFAEGGTAKADITLYPLASTWTDKKEATKPLELVQASPVQNNVYVGDTVELKAYVMPSTVPQDVVWSVDNPDLVSVKEEGNKLLVTALKKGTVKITATSKSDPTLSKEFTVSISRNDFKTNVKDLTSVAGKWYVDGESLYDKNVSANDYYMGKQKIPFPEYELDVDIKYQKGLINIFYASENVDPRNAYSVQFGDNDAVRLYRFMGDTIAEGSMNGKRLNDGKFHHVKVIKGKNSVKVLVDGVEYLNHTFDTVDSYYNNAYVGLGLWDGDLEVQNLFVTNPHASKVNKENLQKAVDKANDVDISLYTEETVRAYQEALAQAKQVLANENVEQSAVDAAAQNLNDVFGKLSAKLVYQVTPDEGVKELVFSKPVVNIITETIPFKRQERTNPNLKQGLRRLITAGKNGLRRILVEVSGDDRRVIEDSTVDSAIDEIVEVGTQTASQNGTNNQQTAPNDAVTTNETSAVNQLAQTTTTDTSTKTSDGSLPNTGVVDQVAVSAGLTLLGSGLVAGSRKKKRDKLD
- a CDS encoding LytTR family DNA-binding domain-containing protein; the encoded protein is MEIRVVEEKGRSQIEVTILSGPDNPRVAGIVRQLQMADGKLSGYIPGTINRRMVFLADVAWVQTNGSMALIHLATGETLESSSRLNELEGELSDTEFVRIFRQELVNLDHVTGISPAGSGRMLLSLGEKKLVVSRKYAPEFKRRIGI
- a CDS encoding DUF3021 family protein — its product is MVLKKQQRQNDCNEAFEKESEDGISITTAEILQKGGFAGAAYFTIISCVYSVIALLGNFGNRQNNILVLTIALAGISMGIFQQLWFNYQPCILRLSYWKRYLGFNVCLFITLVILAYVGEWLPNILEAWISFVGVYLVILFVSTLFFNREFKQEQLAYQKAFEKYQETRRSQ
- a CDS encoding PTS sugar transporter subunit IIB, producing the protein MADYKILLVCSGGISTSLLMKKIEKYAEEHSMDIKVDAVGTASYEDRVSDYDVLLLGPQVAYRKKQIADSVAIPVAVIAPQDYAFCNVENILKEVDALLGKSNA
- a CDS encoding PTS sugar transporter subunit IIC; its protein translation is MEKLQKFLEEKLGPAMSVLGSNRYLLAVRDGVIGALPLIIVGSFFLIIAFPPIPQDWEIYKFLSQNAAKILLPYRMTMYIMALYAVFGMGNSLAKSFKLDGLSGAILSVMAFLLTINPVNVLKDANAGVTGFVIPMANLGSAGLFVGIISTFIAVNIYRFTQHSNFKITMPEQVPESVSRSFEALTPTLLVILLFGSITYYFGFNWNAAITTLIKPLVYATDSLPAVMLISLLYGFFWFFGIHGASIVGSIARPLWLTLLEANTTAVAAGVAGTQLPSISAEPFYQWFIFIGGAGTTIGLAILLVTVCKSKYAKDLGRIAFFPALFNINEPIIFGAPIVLNVTLAIPFVLTPVVCGVISWFATVLGLVNRVSVNAPWTLPGPIGAYLATGGDFRAIILSIVLILVSILIYYPFVKVWDKQNLSQEQNA